The Sebaldella sp. S0638 genomic sequence TTTGCAAGAAACAGATATGACCAAGCTATTTATGAAAGAGAACTAAATAATAATAATGTGAAACTTATTTCTGTTCTGGAACAATTTAACGATTCCCCGGAATCCGTCATCCTTAAAAGTGTTATTACTGGTATCAATGAATATTACTCCCTTAATCTTTCCAGAGAAACTAAAAAGGGATTATATGAAAATTTCCATAACAATAAGTATGCCGGAGGTATTCCTCCTCTTGGTCTTGATGTTGACAAAGAAACTAAATTATATATTATTAATGAAGAAGAAGCTCATACCGTCAAACTAATATTCAGACTTTTTCTGGAAGGTTACGGATATGGTAGAATTGCTGACTTTCTTAATAAACAAGGCCTTATTAACAAAAGAAAAAGACCTTTTTCAAAAACTGGTATAAGGGATCTCCTTCGAAATGAGAAATATATTGGTACATATATCCTGGGTAAAAAAGATAAACACGGGAAAATAACTAACAGAGAAGAAAGAAAAGAAGATGCTATTCCTGCTATTTTAGATAAAAATACTTTTTATGCTGTCCAGGAACTCATATACTCTAAATCTACTTCAAGGATTGGAAGAGCTAAACAGGAATATCTTTTAACAGGAAAAATTAAATGCGGTGAATGTGACGGAGTATTTGCAGGCGGTGGAAAAACTAACGGGAGGAATAAAAAGTATAATATTTACTGTTGTACACACAGAAAATCCAAGAAAAGTGATTGTATGAATCCACAAATCAGGAAAGAAGTTATTGAAGACTTAGTTTTCAGAACTATTCAGAATA encodes the following:
- a CDS encoding recombinase family protein, with protein sequence MKRACIYARFSSDNQRNESIDAQIRAIRNYAAKNDITITNTYIDKAISGTSATDREQFLQMIKDSKGNLFEYVLVHKLDRFARNRYDQAIYERELNNNNVKLISVLEQFNDSPESVILKSVITGINEYYSLNLSRETKKGLYENFHNNKYAGGIPPLGLDVDKETKLYIINEEEAHTVKLIFRLFLEGYGYGRIADFLNKQGLINKRKRPFSKTGIRDLLRNEKYIGTYILGKKDKHGKITNREERKEDAIPAILDKNTFYAVQELIYSKSTSRIGRAKQEYLLTGKIKCGECDGVFAGGGKTNGRNKKYNIYCCTHRKSKKSDCMNPQIRKEVIEDLVFRTIQNIIFSSDRLEIFIEELTKKITAQNKNFDNLKKKNDKDMENIKNKKEKLLTLFLDGFITEEEFKNKNDALELELIEKIRIQENLNNTKNINVKDISSYVKKLADALDSQNISIKKQILQTFVEEIIIYKKSINIKLKFFGLADRDTIGGSGGQRFLSLSTIYRRYFAYYDS